One part of the Candidatus Dormiibacterota bacterium genome encodes these proteins:
- a CDS encoding efflux RND transporter periplasmic adaptor subunit: MPIETPRQAPDLASLRIRREPERPRRPVLLLLGGAVLVFAIGAGAFAWMSSSLRAPLVEKTNAALITEGQALTVLSASGYVEAETKADLSPKITSRITELRVTEGTRVNKGDIIARLDHQDLDAQLAEAQASFAQAAADLVRQQNLFQQQLAPKSTLDAAVATEAATRARVDYIKALQDYTVLRAPFDGVVVAKRAHVGEAVSPFGSPGQGSTNGGAIVTLVDFSTLYVGTDVNESNLARLGSKQPAEIILEAYPDRVYKGYLKQVIPSADRQKGTVKVKVAFLDPDERILPDLSARVSFTSAPTAGQSARTRVEVPKSALALNDGRTGVFLIKEDRVVFQPVVVGRQSEATAEIKEGLLGGEALVANAAGQPLASGMKVKVGR; encoded by the coding sequence ATGCCGATCGAAACTCCGCGCCAGGCGCCCGACCTCGCCTCCCTGCGCATCCGCCGCGAGCCGGAGCGCCCGAGGCGCCCCGTCCTGCTCCTCCTGGGCGGGGCCGTCCTGGTGTTCGCCATCGGCGCGGGTGCGTTCGCCTGGATGTCCTCCTCGCTGCGCGCCCCGCTAGTCGAGAAGACGAATGCGGCCCTGATCACGGAGGGACAGGCGCTCACGGTGCTGTCGGCTTCGGGGTACGTCGAGGCGGAGACCAAGGCCGATCTCTCCCCGAAGATCACCTCGCGGATCACCGAGCTGCGCGTGACCGAGGGGACACGCGTCAACAAGGGCGACATCATCGCCCGTCTCGACCATCAGGACCTCGACGCCCAGCTCGCCGAGGCGCAGGCCTCCTTCGCCCAGGCCGCGGCCGATCTCGTCCGGCAGCAGAACCTGTTCCAGCAGCAGCTCGCCCCGAAATCGACGCTCGACGCGGCGGTCGCGACCGAGGCCGCGACACGGGCTCGCGTCGACTACATCAAGGCGCTGCAGGACTACACCGTCCTGCGGGCGCCGTTCGACGGCGTCGTGGTGGCGAAGCGGGCCCACGTGGGAGAGGCGGTGTCCCCGTTCGGCTCGCCGGGGCAGGGCTCGACGAACGGCGGCGCCATCGTCACCCTGGTCGATTTCTCGACCCTCTACGTCGGCACCGACGTCAACGAGTCGAACCTGGCCCGGCTCGGCTCCAAGCAGCCGGCGGAGATCATCCTGGAGGCGTACCCCGACAGGGTCTACAAGGGGTATCTCAAGCAGGTCATCCCGTCCGCCGACCGACAGAAGGGAACGGTCAAGGTCAAGGTCGCCTTCCTCGATCCGGACGAGCGGATCCTTCCCGATCTGTCGGCGCGCGTCAGCTTCACCTCCGCCCCGACGGCGGGACAGTCGGCGCGGACCCGGGTCGAGGTGCCGAAGAGCGCCCTGGCGCTGAATGACGGCCGCACCGGCGTCTTCCTGATCAAGGAGGACCGGGTGGTGTTCCAGCCTGTCGTCGTCGGCCGCCAGAGCGAGGCGACAGCCGAGATCAAAGAGGGGCTGCTCGGCGGCGAGGCCCTCGTCGCCAACGCCGCGGGCCAGCCCCTGGCGAGCGGCATGAAGGTGAAGGTCGGCAGGTAG
- a CDS encoding ABC transporter ATP-binding protein, with product MAHSLISVEHVSKVYRRDALQIPVLEDINLEIDKGEFVALMGPSGSGKTTLLNLIAGIDVPTKGRLSIDGRDISSMRETELARWRADTIGFIFQLYNLIPVLTGFENVELPLLLTKLSRRERNEHVRSALTIVGLADRMDHYPRQLSGGQEQRVAIARAIVTDPLILVADEPTGDLDAKSAEEILVLLNRLNEEYHKTIVMVTHDPRAAGRAHRQLHLDKGVLSPETPAVVERSRDSR from the coding sequence GTGGCGCATTCTCTGATCTCCGTCGAGCATGTCTCCAAGGTCTACCGCCGGGACGCCCTCCAGATCCCCGTCCTGGAGGACATCAATCTCGAGATCGACAAGGGGGAGTTCGTCGCGCTGATGGGGCCCTCCGGCTCGGGGAAGACGACCCTGCTCAACCTGATCGCCGGCATCGACGTCCCGACGAAGGGGCGCCTCAGCATCGACGGCCGCGACATCTCGTCGATGCGCGAGACCGAACTGGCGCGGTGGCGGGCCGACACGATCGGGTTCATCTTCCAGCTCTACAACCTGATCCCGGTCCTCACCGGCTTCGAGAACGTCGAGCTGCCGCTCCTGCTCACGAAACTGTCGCGCCGGGAGCGCAACGAGCACGTGCGCTCGGCGCTCACGATCGTCGGCCTGGCCGACCGGATGGACCATTACCCCCGCCAGCTCTCGGGCGGGCAGGAGCAGCGCGTAGCCATCGCGCGGGCCATCGTCACCGATCCGCTCATCCTGGTGGCCGACGAACCGACCGGGGACCTGGACGCGAAGAGCGCCGAGGAGATCCTCGTCCTGCTCAACCGCCTGAACGAGGAGTACCACAAGACGATCGTCATGGTGACGCACGACCCTCGGGCCGCGGGACGCGCCCACCGGCAGCTCCACCTGGACAAGGGGGTGCTGTCGCCGGAGACGCCGGCGGTCGTCGAGCGATCGCGGGACTCGAGGTGA